In a genomic window of Candidatus Ozemobacteraceae bacterium:
- the pgk gene encoding phosphoglycerate kinase, which produces MATGSTALFASDHAMEPLNTWDKIINKIIASREEPVQERKIDIIIAVLVNIRLLDKEDKIYDGRDVKENIETIYQRVHDETVRTLNSMESPSSEYIYYFRELLKKLPIRSGGSDLIGDIRSAAEQFEEARPGNDPLLSFAGDLRKEVHRRLSPRILTKYIDPYLKLVIDNDPEPMRRAGYMALANRYVRGSEDREFIDLANEMNEKLSYLWDYQNGDIPTVKANLAKHLDLFEKCFLRKEMETFLEICTPVYIHDRHNLFDCLKRLASFKMLLKKSYFEKRIALFDFLNLDLDLGRLVFLFTNDLTNNHYETITFANIKECILLVKEVLELLNQKGIITESNEKLLKDLGTLYAMETIEILKTKRTMQTISIELQQHMQKTTFLRLGQMLNYVLEAYKIPTSNLSPIKDRFFNNFVRTTEFHALNEFIEKIISFLNRELASKNAENSLYGKYRALEVPSVRGNYDEFIATTWTPTPDAVRPWLGGKGNGIIDMHDLGVNIPHAFILGLPICKAIFSDNADVAGFRAAVKTYLHQLEEKTAKKLGSPEEPLLVSVRSGTTISLPGSMCTILNVGITPDILKALAARHGETFASSIYLRFLKNVIVALEINAEKEENEPIKAMIARAEQIVRKELGDSFLTDPFEQLVKCIRLVFASSRSQTVREYLKELSIDVLYGTAVTVQQMVFGNKNPSCLSGVLFTRNPITGNDELFGEYKEMTQGEDVVMGNIITHSISEIPEHIRAELLKYKTTLERELKHDLDIEFTVEDDRLYLLQTRRASISNYAKLVVGTDMLKKGIITIEEFIKRIERLCTSNPFISVPRVEGEYREWKPPVCEGVPINHGIVLGTLVLTPEKLEEIRGNRENIVYFAQNTKPSDFYIINNSHAIATIFPGRTSHAAITSITLNKPCLVGCSNAVIDLEQRTVTFKGETDVVLKEGELVTLDANGGYLYRGSAPLSNSFIKTHNILDTIRKAGSSVDAAKEVERIIQEKISILEKETGFRKKVITSVGREVLGGHNVLVRLDLNVPLSKGKITDSTRIDAALPTINYLLEQGATPILCSHFGEPDKQEKKGKSREEIYSEYSLKPVAAYLRDRFDDLVFHENSIASSGVLIQKSDIVKGKVNILENLRFAIGEKENDSIFSRGLAGLSDGIYVNDAFGTSHRSHASITGVTRFVSMKLAGLLVEKELKYLGTAVSSPKRPFVGITGGSKISTKLGIIESLLQKIDQLIVGGGIGYTLLKATGFDVQKSLVEESMLDTAKKLMEKYGDKIVLPRDFVITDKFDFANQKVGNLERNVTKIKEGWESFDLGEASIDHALSILDKAGTVLWNGPIGAFEIKEGSVGTTRLSIELAKMAEKGKIVIIGGGDSAAAVKTAGVADKMTHVSTGGGASLEFLERLTLPGISVLDSD; this is translated from the coding sequence ATGGCAACCGGCAGCACCGCTCTGTTCGCGTCCGATCATGCAATGGAACCCCTGAACACGTGGGATAAAATAATAAACAAGATAATTGCATCCCGCGAAGAGCCTGTTCAGGAGAGGAAGATCGACATCATCATCGCCGTCCTGGTGAACATCCGGCTTCTGGACAAGGAAGACAAGATCTACGACGGCAGGGACGTCAAGGAAAACATCGAAACCATTTATCAACGGGTGCATGACGAGACCGTGCGGACCCTCAACAGCATGGAGTCCCCTTCCAGCGAGTATATCTACTACTTTAGGGAACTCCTGAAAAAGCTCCCGATCCGTTCGGGCGGGAGCGACCTCATCGGCGACATTCGGAGCGCCGCCGAGCAGTTCGAGGAAGCCCGGCCCGGGAACGACCCGCTGCTCTCCTTCGCCGGCGACCTCCGCAAGGAAGTCCACAGGCGTCTCTCTCCGAGAATCCTCACAAAATATATCGATCCTTATCTCAAGCTCGTCATCGACAACGATCCCGAGCCGATGAGGCGGGCCGGCTACATGGCGCTCGCGAACCGGTATGTCCGCGGCTCCGAAGACCGCGAGTTCATCGATCTCGCGAACGAGATGAACGAGAAACTAAGCTACCTCTGGGACTACCAGAACGGCGACATCCCCACCGTAAAGGCGAACCTGGCGAAGCATCTCGACCTGTTCGAGAAATGCTTCCTCAGGAAGGAGATGGAAACGTTCCTAGAAATATGTACTCCTGTCTATATTCACGACAGGCACAACCTCTTCGACTGTCTCAAGCGCCTCGCGAGTTTCAAGATGCTCCTGAAGAAGTCGTATTTCGAGAAGCGGATCGCGCTGTTCGACTTCCTGAACCTCGACCTCGACCTTGGTAGGCTCGTCTTTCTCTTTACCAACGACCTGACCAACAACCACTACGAGACGATTACCTTCGCGAACATCAAGGAGTGCATCCTCCTCGTGAAGGAGGTCCTCGAGCTCCTCAATCAGAAGGGCATCATCACCGAATCGAACGAGAAGCTGCTCAAGGACCTCGGAACCCTCTACGCGATGGAGACCATCGAGATCCTCAAGACGAAACGGACGATGCAGACCATCTCGATCGAACTGCAGCAGCACATGCAGAAGACGACCTTCCTCCGCCTGGGCCAAATGCTCAACTACGTGCTCGAGGCTTACAAGATCCCGACGTCGAACCTGTCCCCCATCAAGGACCGGTTTTTCAATAATTTCGTGCGCACGACCGAGTTCCACGCGCTCAACGAGTTCATCGAAAAAATCATCTCGTTTCTCAACCGGGAGCTCGCGTCGAAGAACGCCGAAAACAGCCTTTACGGCAAGTATCGCGCGCTCGAGGTCCCGTCCGTCCGCGGCAACTACGACGAGTTCATCGCCACGACCTGGACCCCCACCCCCGATGCCGTCCGGCCCTGGCTGGGCGGCAAGGGAAACGGCATCATCGACATGCACGATCTCGGGGTCAACATCCCGCACGCGTTCATCCTCGGCCTCCCCATCTGCAAGGCGATCTTCAGCGACAACGCCGACGTCGCGGGGTTCAGGGCGGCCGTCAAGACCTACCTCCACCAGCTCGAGGAGAAGACCGCGAAAAAACTCGGTTCCCCGGAAGAACCCCTGCTCGTCTCGGTTCGCTCCGGCACCACCATTTCCCTCCCAGGCTCGATGTGCACGATCCTGAACGTCGGTATAACACCTGATATTTTAAAAGCCCTTGCCGCCAGACATGGAGAAACCTTCGCATCCAGCATCTACCTCCGATTCCTCAAGAACGTCATCGTGGCGCTCGAAATCAACGCCGAAAAAGAGGAAAACGAGCCGATCAAAGCCATGATCGCGCGTGCCGAACAGATCGTCAGAAAAGAACTCGGCGACTCGTTCCTGACGGACCCGTTCGAGCAACTCGTGAAGTGCATCAGGCTCGTCTTCGCCTCGAGCCGTTCGCAGACGGTCAGGGAGTATCTGAAGGAGCTCTCGATCGACGTGCTGTACGGCACCGCCGTGACGGTCCAGCAGATGGTGTTCGGAAACAAGAACCCCTCCTGCCTCAGCGGCGTGCTGTTCACCCGCAATCCGATCACCGGAAACGACGAATTGTTCGGCGAATACAAGGAAATGACCCAGGGCGAGGACGTGGTGATGGGGAACATCATCACCCACTCGATCTCCGAGATCCCCGAGCATATCCGCGCCGAGCTCCTGAAATACAAGACCACGCTCGAACGCGAGCTCAAGCACGATCTCGACATCGAGTTCACCGTCGAGGACGATCGCCTCTATCTTCTGCAGACGCGCCGCGCGAGCATCAGCAACTACGCGAAGCTCGTCGTCGGCACCGACATGCTCAAGAAGGGCATCATCACGATCGAAGAGTTCATCAAGCGCATCGAACGACTCTGCACGTCGAATCCCTTCATTTCCGTGCCGCGAGTCGAAGGGGAGTATCGCGAATGGAAGCCCCCGGTCTGCGAAGGTGTCCCGATCAACCACGGCATCGTCCTGGGCACGCTGGTGCTGACCCCCGAAAAGCTCGAGGAAATCAGGGGCAACCGAGAGAACATCGTGTATTTCGCGCAAAACACCAAGCCATCCGATTTTTATATCATCAACAATTCCCATGCGATCGCCACGATCTTCCCCGGCCGGACTTCGCACGCGGCCATCACCTCGATCACCCTCAACAAGCCGTGCCTCGTCGGCTGTTCGAACGCGGTCATCGACCTCGAACAGCGAACCGTGACGTTCAAGGGCGAGACAGACGTCGTTTTGAAGGAAGGCGAACTCGTGACCCTCGACGCGAACGGCGGTTACCTGTATCGAGGCTCGGCGCCCCTCTCCAACAGTTTCATCAAGACTCATAACATCCTCGATACGATTCGAAAGGCCGGCTCCTCGGTCGATGCGGCGAAGGAGGTCGAGCGGATCATCCAGGAAAAGATCTCGATCCTCGAAAAGGAAACGGGGTTCCGCAAAAAGGTCATCACCAGCGTTGGCAGGGAGGTGCTCGGCGGCCACAACGTGCTGGTCCGTCTCGATCTGAACGTGCCGCTGTCGAAGGGAAAGATCACCGACTCGACCCGTATCGACGCTGCGCTTCCGACCATCAACTATCTGCTCGAGCAAGGCGCCACGCCCATCCTGTGCTCGCACTTCGGCGAGCCTGACAAGCAGGAGAAAAAGGGGAAATCCCGCGAGGAGATTTACTCGGAATACAGCCTCAAGCCGGTCGCCGCCTATCTCCGAGACCGGTTCGACGATCTCGTCTTTCACGAGAACAGTATCGCCTCGTCGGGCGTGCTCATCCAGAAGAGCGACATCGTCAAGGGCAAGGTCAACATTCTCGAGAACCTGCGGTTCGCGATCGGCGAGAAGGAGAACGACTCGATCTTCTCGCGCGGCCTCGCCGGACTTTCCGACGGCATCTACGTGAACGACGCATTCGGAACGAGCCATCGGAGCCACGCCTCGATCACGGGCGTGACCAGGTTCGTCAGCATGAAGCTCGCCGGCTTGCTCGTCGAGAAGGAGCTGAAGTATCTCGGCACGGCGGTCAGCTCCCCGAAACGGCCGTTCGTCGGCATTACCGGCGGCTCGAAGATCTCTACCAAGCTCGGCATCATAGAATCACTACTCCAGAAGATCGACCAGCTGATCGTCGGCGGCGGCATCGGCTACACCTTGCTCAAAGCCACCGGCTTCGACGTGCAGAAGTCGCTCGTCGAGGAGTCGATGCTCGACACGGCGAAGAAGCTGATGGAGAAATACGGCGACAAGATCGTTCTGCCGCGAGACTTCGTGATCACCGACAAGTTCGACTTCGCCAACCAGAAAGTCGGCAATCTCGAGCGGAACGTGACAAAGATCAAGGAAGGATGGGAATCGTTTGACCTTGGCGAAGCCTCGATCGATCATGCCCTCTCGATTCTCGACAAGGCCGGTACGGTCCTCTGGAACGGCCCGATCGGCGCCTTCGAGATCAAGGAGGGCTCGGTCGGCACGACCCGGCTTTCGATCGAACTCGCGAAGATGGCCGAAAAGGGCAAGATCGTCATCATCGGCGGCGGCGACTCGGCCGCGGCCGTGAAGACGGCGGGCGTCGCCGACAAGATGACCCACGTCTCGACCGGCGGCGGCGCCAGCCTCGAGTTCCTCGAACGCCTCACCCTCCCCGGCATCTCCGTCCTCGACTCGGACTAA
- a CDS encoding M48 family metallopeptidase: MTDVPYLGNRLALDIRRTPFAEGRLIEHEGVIRAGVPAFVPDHRLKAVVRRMVENWLRAQAGRVLGERVRAICRRHGLSIGTVTIKDTRSRWGSCSVRRNLNFNWRLVMAPPWVIDYLVVHETAHLDEMNHSERFWRLVEQRCPDYRSHEAWLKVCGASLLTWQTITGFASGAGFEP, translated from the coding sequence ATGACCGACGTTCCCTATCTCGGTAACCGGCTCGCGCTCGACATCCGTCGCACGCCGTTCGCCGAGGGGCGCCTGATCGAGCATGAAGGCGTCATTCGGGCTGGCGTTCCGGCCTTCGTTCCCGACCACCGGCTGAAGGCCGTGGTTCGTCGCATGGTCGAGAATTGGCTTCGTGCCCAGGCCGGCCGCGTGCTTGGCGAACGCGTCCGCGCCATCTGCCGCCGGCACGGGCTCAGCATCGGCACCGTCACGATCAAGGATACCCGAAGCCGCTGGGGAAGCTGTTCGGTCCGCCGCAATCTCAATTTCAACTGGCGCCTCGTCATGGCTCCGCCCTGGGTGATCGACTACCTCGTCGTCCACGAGACGGCCCACCTCGACGAAATGAACCACTCCGAACGCTTCTGGCGCCTCGTCGAACAGCGCTGCCCCGACTATCGCAGCCACGAAGCCTGGCTGAAGGTCTGCGGCGCCTCCCTCCTCACCTGGCAAACAATCACGGGTTTCGCCTCAGGGGCGGGTTTCGAACCCTGA
- a CDS encoding Rpn family recombination-promoting nuclease/putative transposase, with product MERRKIYPLRDDFVFKFVFGKPGNEGILARLLDALLHFEGDRCIEELELISPLNLQQCRDDKFTIVDVRAFDRRGRRFSIEMQVSADPVFEKRMAYYLALLYAGQLRKGEPFDGLCPAYGIAVLDFVLFPCRERFESGYVFREMDTGEILPDLMELHFVELPKYQVRRRALRTRLEKWLYILKFGERYAADQPLPDDITAERELTMAIDELRRVNADEQMRAILEQRDKEERIQLTRLKAAESRGIEKGIAKGISDERASVARRMLDMGCEDAMILRATGLTQDGLEHVKRAKGC from the coding sequence GTGGAGAGAAGGAAAATTTACCCGCTCAGGGATGATTTCGTGTTCAAGTTCGTGTTCGGGAAACCGGGGAACGAGGGCATTCTGGCGCGCCTGCTCGATGCCCTGCTGCACTTCGAGGGCGACAGGTGCATCGAGGAGCTCGAGCTGATCTCGCCGTTGAACCTTCAGCAGTGCCGCGACGACAAGTTCACGATCGTCGATGTGCGCGCCTTCGACCGCCGCGGCCGCCGCTTCTCGATCGAGATGCAGGTGAGTGCCGACCCGGTGTTCGAGAAGCGCATGGCCTACTACCTGGCGCTTCTCTACGCCGGTCAACTGCGGAAAGGGGAGCCCTTCGACGGCCTCTGCCCCGCCTACGGAATTGCGGTGCTCGATTTCGTGCTCTTCCCCTGTCGCGAGCGGTTCGAGTCGGGGTACGTATTCCGTGAGATGGACACCGGCGAAATCCTGCCCGATCTCATGGAACTGCATTTCGTCGAGCTTCCCAAATACCAGGTGCGCCGCAGGGCCTTGCGGACCCGCCTGGAAAAATGGTTATATATCCTGAAGTTCGGCGAGCGGTATGCGGCCGACCAGCCGTTGCCCGACGATATTACCGCCGAACGGGAGCTGACCATGGCGATCGATGAACTCCGCCGCGTCAACGCCGACGAACAGATGCGCGCCATTCTCGAACAACGCGATAAAGAAGAACGCATCCAACTCACCCGCCTCAAAGCTGCCGAATCCCGTGGAATTGAGAAGGGAATCGCAAAAGGAATCAGTGACGAGCGTGCATCGGTCGCAAGACGTATGCTCGATATGGGGTGTGAGGATGCGATGATTCTACGGGCAACGGGATTGACTCAAGATGGCCTCGAACATGTGAAAAGGGCCAAAGGTTGTTGA